A window of Aeromicrobium sp. Root236 contains these coding sequences:
- a CDS encoding glycosyltransferase family 1 protein produces the protein MPDLASATLLYLAPRGGTSGVGDHADDFVAAVAPHLGEVVELRHGPPREDGIADVLRVRRALRAALAERGDRPVIVHAELSGGSLAGLWAAAGADATIRTATLHDPPRPVWYPYLTRGLARSRYVVHGAHLPLNRLTARMERRLMRNVHAFALSAEGVDAMTAARIGASQSASHLLVPERASLPPAADRPRAVGLFGHVYRGKGFEQLVAIREALDPGIALRVAGRGTADLPPTPGVEILGEVRGRAEDDFFASVRALLLPYERRYVYGTEVFPASSVLTRAIAYRTPSLSTAVGPLTGAARDGATIALDGDGPAVAAAASDLVDDADRLRAATDDLDAFAATQTVESAIAPYLQAWSR, from the coding sequence GTGCCCGACCTGGCGAGCGCCACGCTCCTCTACCTTGCGCCCCGTGGGGGTACGTCGGGCGTCGGCGACCACGCGGACGACTTCGTCGCCGCCGTAGCGCCACACCTCGGCGAGGTCGTCGAGCTGCGGCACGGGCCGCCGCGCGAGGACGGCATCGCGGACGTCCTTCGCGTACGACGGGCGCTCCGCGCGGCACTCGCGGAACGCGGCGACCGCCCGGTCATCGTGCACGCGGAGCTCAGCGGCGGATCGCTTGCCGGCCTGTGGGCGGCCGCCGGAGCCGACGCGACGATCCGCACCGCAACGTTGCACGATCCGCCGCGACCGGTCTGGTATCCCTACCTGACCAGGGGCCTCGCCCGCAGTCGCTACGTCGTGCACGGTGCGCACCTCCCGCTCAACCGCCTGACCGCACGCATGGAGCGGCGCCTGATGCGGAACGTCCACGCGTTCGCGCTCAGCGCCGAGGGTGTCGATGCGATGACCGCGGCGCGCATCGGCGCCTCGCAGTCCGCGAGCCATCTGCTCGTCCCCGAGCGCGCGTCGCTGCCACCGGCGGCTGACCGCCCCCGCGCGGTCGGCCTGTTCGGCCACGTCTACCGCGGCAAGGGCTTCGAGCAGCTCGTCGCGATCCGTGAGGCCCTCGACCCCGGCATCGCGTTGCGGGTGGCCGGCCGCGGCACCGCCGACCTGCCACCGACACCGGGCGTCGAGATCCTCGGCGAGGTGCGCGGCAGGGCCGAGGACGACTTCTTCGCCTCCGTCCGTGCGCTGCTCCTCCCGTACGAGCGCCGGTACGTCTACGGCACCGAGGTGTTCCCGGCGTCGAGCGTCCTGACGCGGGCGATCGCGTATCGGACCCCCTCGCTCAGCACCGCCGTCGGCCCGCTGACGGGCGCCGCCCGTGACGGCGCGACGATCGCCTTGGACGGCGACGGTCCGGCGGTCGCGGCGGCAGCGTCCGACCTCGTCGACGACGCCGACCGCCTGCGCGCGGCGACCGACGACCTGGACGCCTTCGCCGCGACGCAGACCGTCGAGTCGGCCATCGCGCCCTACCTGCAGGCGTGGTCGCGGTGA
- a CDS encoding lipopolysaccharide biosynthesis protein, which yields MVAVIRRVSRQVAETVLASGWMYLGRFIGLFWAVLLTREMGIAVYGAYAIAIAISVLITVPLDHYYVVRILRVDKPTFLGDRSTRLVGGLALLAVGAILLQGDHYLSGFAIGKAGGEMAFNAAKSEFIRVGHPARAMGLDTARQLIGFGATAAYFLGVDSPTLLGIAAWTLASFVPFLAWAAWISWGHRPLRPEITARTAAIIGEAVGGAVYAQADIVMLGALASKESAGYYAYGSLLIWSLAAVGQNYSYTFTERLREAGGHASAGPAVGPSVRLSLGLGGIVAAVAVVMPFADAPAELVWTFAILAVVAVPRTLSSIFTTVLAVQKRDRFRTVVTWISVAVKFPLLLAVGHLGGPAAAAAFLVSDIVMTYAYGRAVHRPVEVDEGRTP from the coding sequence GTGGTCGCGGTGATCCGGCGCGTCTCCCGGCAGGTCGCCGAGACCGTGCTGGCGTCGGGGTGGATGTATCTCGGCCGGTTCATCGGGCTCTTCTGGGCGGTGCTGCTGACCCGTGAGATGGGCATCGCGGTCTACGGCGCGTACGCCATCGCCATCGCGATCTCGGTGCTCATCACCGTGCCGCTCGACCACTACTACGTCGTCCGCATCCTGCGCGTCGACAAGCCGACGTTCCTCGGCGACCGGTCGACACGGCTCGTCGGCGGCCTCGCACTGCTCGCCGTGGGCGCGATCCTGCTGCAGGGCGATCACTACCTGAGCGGCTTCGCGATCGGCAAGGCCGGCGGCGAGATGGCGTTCAACGCGGCCAAGAGCGAGTTCATCCGCGTCGGCCATCCCGCGCGTGCGATGGGCCTCGACACGGCCCGACAGCTGATCGGCTTCGGTGCGACGGCCGCCTACTTCCTCGGCGTCGACAGCCCGACGCTCCTGGGCATCGCTGCGTGGACGCTCGCCAGCTTCGTGCCGTTCCTTGCCTGGGCCGCGTGGATCTCGTGGGGTCACCGTCCACTGCGCCCCGAGATCACCGCCCGCACGGCCGCGATCATCGGTGAGGCCGTCGGAGGTGCGGTCTACGCGCAGGCCGACATCGTCATGCTCGGCGCGCTCGCCTCCAAGGAGTCGGCGGGCTACTACGCGTACGGGAGCCTGCTGATCTGGTCGTTGGCAGCGGTCGGGCAGAACTACAGCTACACGTTCACCGAGCGCCTCCGCGAAGCCGGCGGCCACGCGTCCGCGGGCCCGGCGGTCGGTCCATCGGTGCGGTTGTCGCTGGGCCTCGGCGGCATCGTCGCGGCCGTGGCCGTGGTCATGCCGTTCGCGGACGCGCCGGCCGAGCTGGTCTGGACCTTCGCGATCCTCGCGGTCGTCGCGGTGCCGCGCACGCTCAGCAGCATCTTCACGACGGTCCTCGCGGTGCAGAAGCGCGACCGGTTCCGCACCGTCGTCACCTGGATCTCGGTCGCCGTGAAGTTCCCGCTGCTACTGGCCGTCGGCCACCTCGGCGGGCCCGCCGCTGCGGCGGCGTTCCTCGTCTCGGACATCGTCATGACGTACGCCTATGGCCGCGCCGTCCACCGGCCGGTCGAGGTCGACGAGGGGCGGACGCCGTGA
- a CDS encoding glycosyltransferase family 4 protein produces MKVAFLLSKDPATTHGGDLTISRELMAISRSAHETVGLCLSPDVTSTRLDGDLWKVPKPAVAPAAIALRSLRRRRSLVHTRFDDDAYVEALDTIEADVYVADHSYMAEPFLRSRWAGSKPLLVNTVISESLVWSETRGIVGRIDSVRIRRDELRVARAARGVGTYDADEAAYYRSHGVPRARWLDVTLAPKPAVDVAASGRRLVFVGERAWPPNQQAFETLLEWWPDISRGIDDAELCVVGNRERTLALPPGVQDLGFVPDLDAFLGTCRAVVAPVTTGGGVRVKILDAASRGLPVVATSAAVGSLSSVFEIPPHDDREGFVEAARAMLLDRDAAAAEGTRIHTINADRWAAGVPQGTVLDWIAS; encoded by the coding sequence GTGAAGGTGGCCTTCCTGCTGTCCAAGGATCCCGCGACGACGCACGGCGGGGACCTGACGATCTCGCGCGAGCTCATGGCGATCAGCCGCAGCGCGCACGAGACGGTCGGCCTCTGCCTGTCGCCGGACGTCACCTCGACCCGGCTCGACGGCGATCTCTGGAAGGTGCCCAAGCCCGCCGTCGCCCCCGCCGCGATCGCGCTGCGCAGCCTCCGTCGCCGCCGCAGCCTCGTGCACACACGCTTCGACGACGACGCGTACGTCGAGGCGCTCGACACGATCGAGGCGGACGTCTACGTCGCCGACCACAGCTACATGGCCGAGCCGTTCCTGCGGTCCCGTTGGGCCGGCAGCAAGCCGCTGCTGGTCAACACCGTCATCTCCGAGTCGCTCGTGTGGTCCGAGACCCGTGGCATCGTGGGCCGGATCGACAGCGTCCGCATCCGCCGCGACGAGCTGCGGGTGGCCCGTGCGGCACGCGGCGTTGGCACGTACGACGCCGACGAAGCCGCCTACTATCGGTCGCATGGCGTCCCTCGCGCGCGGTGGCTGGACGTCACGCTCGCGCCCAAGCCCGCCGTGGACGTTGCAGCCAGCGGGCGGCGCCTGGTGTTCGTCGGCGAGCGCGCCTGGCCGCCCAACCAGCAGGCGTTCGAGACGTTGCTGGAGTGGTGGCCCGACATCTCGCGCGGCATCGACGACGCCGAGCTGTGCGTCGTCGGCAACCGCGAACGTACGCTCGCGCTGCCTCCAGGCGTGCAGGACCTCGGCTTCGTGCCCGACCTCGACGCGTTCCTCGGGACGTGCCGCGCGGTGGTTGCGCCCGTGACGACCGGGGGCGGCGTACGCGTCAAGATCCTCGATGCCGCAAGCCGCGGTCTGCCGGTCGTGGCGACGTCGGCGGCCGTCGGCTCGCTGTCGAGCGTCTTCGAGATCCCACCCCATGACGACCGCGAGGGCTTCGTCGAGGCCGCTCGCGCGATGCTGCTGGACCGTGACGCGGCGGCCGCCGAGGGCACCCGCATCCACACGATCAACGCCGACCGTTGGGCCGCCGGGGTGCCGCAGGGCACGGTCCTGGACTGGATCGCGTCATGA